The Oharaeibacter diazotrophicus genome includes a window with the following:
- a CDS encoding DUF6101 family protein, whose protein sequence is MTGATPAWGGRSLRLDPLALPVRWSVPTDQGGPAAHDAAVYLDRSGVIVKRRLSGLPLTLSLPIAAYAGVAIRLTPDAQGALIASVELSHRDPALTLPLTVTRDLEAAAADWRGWSETLSLPMLLIETFGEPSVVTPPASVPIGTPQPRRRTGLLTKRRPRFLVRRKPGHSGEMPVLRGCREIICYE, encoded by the coding sequence ATGACGGGAGCCACACCCGCTTGGGGCGGACGCAGCCTGCGCCTCGACCCCCTCGCCCTGCCCGTCCGGTGGTCGGTTCCGACCGACCAGGGCGGCCCGGCGGCCCACGACGCCGCTGTCTATCTCGACCGCTCCGGCGTGATCGTGAAGCGCCGGCTGTCCGGCTTGCCGCTGACCCTCAGCCTGCCGATCGCCGCCTATGCCGGCGTCGCGATCCGCCTGACCCCGGACGCCCAGGGCGCCCTGATCGCCAGCGTCGAACTCAGCCACCGCGACCCCGCGCTGACGCTGCCGCTCACGGTCACCCGCGACCTCGAGGCCGCCGCCGCCGACTGGCGCGGCTGGTCCGAGACTTTGTCGCTGCCGATGCTCCTGATCGAGACCTTCGGCGAACCCTCGGTCGTCACGCCGCCGGCCTCGGTGCCGATCGGCACGCCGCAGCCGCGCCGGCGCACCGGCCTCCTCACCAAGCGCCGCCCGCGCTTCCTGGTCCGCCGCAAGCCCGGCCACTCCGGCGAGATGCCGGTGCTGCGCGGCTGCCGCGAGATCATCTGCTACGAGTGA
- the ubiA gene encoding 4-hydroxybenzoate octaprenyltransferase — MSEPDPSNTVADAPRGNWVDTLLPPRWRPFAQLARLDRPIGWWLLLWPCWWSVALASGVAGRPLPDPVLLLLFLVGAVAMRGAGCTYNDIVDRHIDARVARTRSRPLPSGRVKLREAIAFMVAEAMVGFLVLLQFDLFSVTLGIASLGVVAVYPFMKRVTGYPQLVLGLAFSWGALMGWSVVFQGLSAAPLALYVGAVAWTVGYDTIYAHQDREDDALIGLGSTARTFGEQSRPFLAVCYTLAVAAVGTAVALAHGHVFAWLGLAGFAAHLAYQVIRFDMDDGERCLTLFRSNREAGLILFTGFVADALIRSL, encoded by the coding sequence ATGAGCGAACCGGATCCGTCGAACACCGTCGCCGACGCCCCTCGCGGCAACTGGGTCGACACCCTGCTGCCGCCGCGCTGGCGGCCCTTCGCCCAGCTCGCCCGGCTGGATCGGCCGATCGGCTGGTGGCTGCTGCTGTGGCCGTGCTGGTGGTCGGTGGCGCTGGCGTCCGGCGTCGCCGGTCGGCCGCTGCCCGATCCCGTGCTGCTGCTGCTGTTTCTGGTCGGCGCGGTGGCGATGCGCGGGGCCGGCTGCACCTACAACGACATCGTCGACCGCCACATCGACGCCCGGGTGGCGCGGACGCGTTCGCGGCCGCTGCCGTCGGGGCGGGTCAAGCTGCGCGAAGCGATCGCCTTCATGGTGGCCGAGGCCATGGTCGGCTTCCTGGTGCTCCTCCAGTTCGACCTGTTCTCGGTCACGCTCGGCATCGCCTCGCTCGGCGTGGTGGCGGTCTACCCCTTCATGAAGCGCGTCACCGGCTATCCCCAGCTCGTGCTCGGGCTCGCCTTCTCCTGGGGCGCGCTGATGGGCTGGTCGGTGGTGTTCCAAGGCCTGTCGGCAGCACCGCTGGCGCTCTACGTCGGCGCCGTCGCCTGGACGGTCGGCTACGACACCATCTACGCCCACCAGGACCGCGAGGACGACGCGTTGATCGGGCTCGGCTCGACCGCGCGCACCTTCGGCGAGCAGTCGCGGCCGTTCCTGGCGGTCTGCTACACGCTGGCGGTGGCGGCGGTCGGCACGGCGGTGGCGCTGGCGCACGGCCACGTCTTCGCCTGGCTCGGGCTCGCGGGCTTCGCCGCGCACCTCGCCTATCAGGTGATCCGCTTCGACATGGACGACGGCGAGCGCTGCCTGACGCTGTTCCGCTCCAACCGCGAGGCCGGGCTGATCCTGTTCACAGGCTTCGTCGCCGACGCGCTGATCCGCTCGCTCTGA
- the purD gene encoding phosphoribosylamine--glycine ligase encodes MHVLLIGSGGREHALAVALRASASTTRLTAAPGNAGIAAVAEIAALDPTDHAAVVAFCKAEDVGLVVVGPEAPLVAGLADDLSAAGIRVFGPSREAARLEGSKAFTKALCDEAGIPTAAYGRFGDAAAARTYVLEKGAPIVVKADGLAAGKGVVVAASVEEALEAVDACFAGAFGAAGAEVVIEECLVGEEASFFALSDGTTALALAAAQDHKRAFDGDTGPNTGGMGAYSPTPVVDAAMAERIMAEIVRPTVETLKRRGTPFVGVLFAGLMIGEGGPKLIEYNVRFGDPEAEVILPRLRSDLVALMLAAVEGRLAEAAVDLAPDTALTVVMASRGYPGDYVKGSEIRGLDAAAALPGVSVFHAGTAQRDGRLVATGGRVLAVTARGADAAAAKAAAYAAVDAIDWPGGFCRRDIGWRAVARERG; translated from the coding sequence ATGCACGTGCTGCTGATCGGTTCCGGCGGACGCGAGCACGCGCTCGCCGTCGCTCTCCGCGCGTCGGCCTCCACCACCCGGCTCACCGCCGCGCCGGGCAACGCCGGCATCGCCGCGGTGGCCGAGATCGCCGCGCTCGATCCGACCGATCACGCCGCCGTGGTGGCGTTCTGCAAGGCCGAGGACGTCGGCCTCGTGGTGGTCGGACCGGAGGCGCCGCTGGTGGCCGGGCTCGCCGACGACCTTTCCGCCGCCGGGATCCGCGTGTTCGGGCCGTCCCGCGAGGCGGCTCGGCTCGAGGGCTCCAAGGCCTTCACCAAGGCGCTCTGCGACGAGGCGGGCATCCCGACCGCCGCCTACGGCCGCTTCGGCGACGCCGCCGCCGCGCGCACCTACGTGCTCGAGAAGGGCGCGCCGATCGTCGTCAAGGCCGACGGCCTCGCCGCCGGCAAGGGCGTCGTCGTCGCCGCCTCGGTCGAGGAGGCGCTCGAGGCGGTCGACGCCTGCTTCGCCGGTGCCTTCGGCGCGGCCGGCGCCGAGGTGGTGATCGAGGAGTGCCTCGTCGGCGAGGAGGCGAGCTTCTTCGCGCTCTCCGACGGCACCACCGCCCTCGCCCTCGCCGCCGCCCAGGATCACAAACGCGCCTTCGACGGCGACACCGGCCCGAACACCGGCGGCATGGGCGCCTATTCGCCGACGCCGGTGGTGGACGCCGCCATGGCCGAGCGGATCATGGCCGAGATCGTCCGCCCCACCGTCGAGACGCTGAAGCGCCGCGGCACGCCCTTCGTCGGCGTGCTGTTCGCCGGCCTGATGATCGGCGAGGGCGGCCCGAAGCTGATCGAGTACAACGTCCGCTTCGGCGATCCCGAGGCCGAGGTGATCCTGCCGCGGCTCCGGTCCGACCTCGTCGCGCTGATGCTCGCCGCCGTCGAGGGCCGGCTCGCCGAGGCCGCGGTCGACCTTGCGCCGGACACCGCTCTCACCGTGGTGATGGCCTCGCGCGGCTATCCCGGCGACTACGTCAAGGGCAGCGAGATCCGCGGCCTCGACGCCGCCGCGGCCCTGCCGGGCGTGTCGGTGTTCCACGCCGGCACGGCGCAGAGGGACGGCCGTCTCGTCGCCACCGGCGGCCGCGTGCTCGCGGTCACCGCCCGCGGCGCCGACGCCGCCGCCGCCAAGGCCGCCGCCTACGCCGCCGTCGACGCGATCGACTGGCCCGGCGGCTTCTGCCGCCGCGACATCGGCTGGCGCGCGGTGGCGCGCGAACGAGGGTGA
- a CDS encoding type II toxin-antitoxin system VapC family toxin, which yields MSLVLDSSATLAWVHGDERTEAIERLFDRIVAEGAVVPDLWHLEIANSLTMAVRRGRVDVDFRTGVLADLADLPIRVDSQTRARAFAATVVLADTHRLSVYDAAYLELAIRLVLPLATLDRALAVAAVTAGVPLLPGA from the coding sequence GTGAGCCTCGTCCTCGACAGTTCCGCGACGCTCGCCTGGGTCCACGGCGACGAACGCACCGAGGCGATCGAGCGGCTGTTCGACCGCATCGTCGCCGAAGGAGCGGTGGTTCCGGATCTCTGGCATCTTGAGATCGCCAACAGCTTGACCATGGCCGTCCGGCGCGGACGGGTCGACGTCGACTTCCGCACGGGCGTGCTCGCGGACTTGGCGGACCTGCCGATCAGGGTCGATTCGCAGACGCGGGCGCGGGCCTTCGCCGCTACCGTCGTCCTCGCCGATACCCATCGTCTCAGCGTCTACGACGCCGCCTACCTCGAACTCGCGATCCGCCTCGTCCTGCCGCTGGCGACGCTCGACCGCGCCCTCGCCGTCGCGGCGGTGACGGCCGGCGTGCCGCTGCTGCCCGGCGCCTGA
- a CDS encoding type II toxin-antitoxin system Phd/YefM family antitoxin translates to MDEVTAAEARRTFADLLDRVEHGGEVAIVRSGRIVARLVPGDVPPRDETGADLARAAAARIRARARDLSGAPISVEEWAAFRDDGRR, encoded by the coding sequence ATGGACGAGGTGACGGCTGCGGAAGCGCGGCGGACGTTCGCGGATCTGCTCGACCGCGTCGAGCACGGCGGAGAAGTCGCGATCGTCCGCTCCGGCCGTATCGTCGCGAGGCTCGTCCCCGGTGACGTCCCGCCGCGCGACGAGACCGGCGCGGATCTCGCGCGCGCCGCCGCGGCGCGGATCCGGGCCCGGGCGCGCGATCTTTCCGGCGCACCGATCTCGGTCGAAGAGTGGGCGGCCTTCCGCGACGACGGTCGGCGGTGA
- a CDS encoding patatin-like phospholipase family protein, with amino-acid sequence MSPVPPPRRVGVALGGGGARGLAHVHVLEALDDLGVKPVAITGTSIGAILGSAYAAGMSGAEVREAVLDAFRRPSEIWAKLWQLRPKSFADLFGTGLTQFDPERVLDLFLPEGLPKRFEDLAIPFTAVATDFYGCREVEIASGPLRRAVAASIALPIVFRPVEIDGVPMIDGSVVNPLPFDRLPDDVDLVIAVDVVGAPERAAGRSHPNARESIFGASQILMQTVITEKLKARRPDILVRPPVDAFGVLDFLKAAAVIRSTAAVRDDVRRQLGAALEGRLVEDLNGGP; translated from the coding sequence ATGTCCCCCGTTCCCCCGCCCCGTCGTGTCGGTGTCGCCCTCGGCGGCGGCGGGGCGCGCGGGCTCGCCCACGTCCACGTGCTCGAGGCGCTCGACGATCTCGGCGTCAAGCCGGTGGCGATCACCGGCACGTCGATCGGCGCGATCCTCGGGTCCGCCTACGCGGCCGGCATGAGCGGGGCCGAGGTGCGCGAGGCGGTGCTCGACGCGTTCCGGCGACCCTCGGAGATCTGGGCCAAGCTCTGGCAGCTCCGCCCGAAGAGCTTCGCGGACCTGTTCGGCACCGGCCTCACCCAGTTCGACCCCGAGCGCGTGCTCGACCTGTTCCTGCCCGAGGGTCTGCCCAAGCGCTTCGAGGACCTGGCGATCCCCTTCACCGCCGTCGCCACCGACTTCTACGGCTGCCGCGAGGTCGAGATCGCCTCGGGCCCGCTCCGCCGCGCCGTCGCCGCGTCGATCGCGCTGCCGATCGTGTTCCGGCCGGTCGAGATCGACGGTGTCCCGATGATCGACGGCAGTGTCGTCAACCCGCTGCCGTTCGACCGGCTGCCGGACGACGTCGACCTGGTGATCGCCGTCGACGTGGTCGGCGCCCCCGAGCGCGCCGCCGGGCGCAGCCACCCCAACGCCCGCGAGTCGATCTTCGGGGCCAGCCAGATCCTGATGCAGACGGTGATCACGGAGAAGCTGAAGGCGCGCCGGCCCGACATCCTGGTGCGTCCGCCGGTCGACGCCTTCGGCGTGCTCGACTTCCTCAAGGCCGCCGCGGTGATCCGCTCCACCGCCGCGGTGCGCGACGACGTCCGCCGTCAGCTCGGCGCCGCCCTCGAGGGCCGGCTCGTCGAGGATCTCAACGGCGGGCCCTGA
- a CDS encoding nucleoside deaminase, which produces MANATDEEAEERADRGADEGFMALALAEAEAAAARGEVPVGAVVVRDGVVLARAGNRTLELKDPTAHAEVLAIRAAAAAIGSERLVGCDLHVTLEPCPMCAGAISFARIRRLYYGAGDEKGGAVEHGVRLFAAPTCHHAPEVYSGIRETAAADLLRGFFRARR; this is translated from the coding sequence ATGGCGAATGCGACCGACGAGGAGGCCGAAGAACGCGCCGACCGGGGCGCGGACGAGGGCTTCATGGCGCTCGCCCTCGCCGAGGCGGAGGCGGCCGCCGCGCGCGGCGAGGTTCCCGTCGGCGCGGTCGTCGTGCGCGACGGCGTGGTCCTCGCCCGCGCCGGCAACCGCACGCTCGAGCTGAAGGACCCGACCGCCCACGCCGAGGTGCTGGCGATCCGCGCCGCCGCCGCCGCGATCGGCTCGGAACGGCTGGTCGGCTGCGACCTCCACGTCACCCTCGAGCCCTGCCCGATGTGCGCGGGGGCGATCTCGTTCGCGCGCATCCGACGGCTCTACTACGGCGCCGGCGACGAGAAGGGTGGCGCCGTCGAGCACGGCGTCCGGCTGTTCGCGGCGCCGACCTGCCACCACGCGCCCGAGGTCTATTCCGGCATCCGCGAGACCGCGGCGGCCGACCTTCTGCGCGGCTTCTTCAGGGCCCGCCGTTGA
- a CDS encoding pseudouridine synthase, which translates to MKTPKNSTPSAAEPERVAKVIARAGVSSRREAEAMIAEGRVALNGVVLDTPAVTVKPGDVVTVDGQPLPERERTRLWMFHKPRGLVTTTHDPEGRRTVFDVLPDDLPRVMTVGRLDINTEGLLLLTNDGGLSRVLELPATGWLRRYRVRAHGAVEQADLDALRDGVAIDGILYGAVEATLDSRKGDNVWLTVGLREGKNREVKNILAHLGLEVNRLIRLSFGPFQLGDLAEGAVEEVPRRVLKEQLGERLAGEAGADFRLREGERQPERQRGLGIAEQSAPRDDDERPPEAKGKVARAPRRPDAARSRHRHEADIEHNADTRQGRGGESRQGRGAERAPGRDKPHGRPAPRPVEAGAPKRRAAEERREPAPPPNAGRSRLGAAKPEALTPDRPKRLDRAKRESEAAEAPRAHKTGRAFEVARKPKPETAERTEAPRGALKSRGSLSHGGGPDAPSRARGSRSHGATAERDGGRAAPRPVADERPRGRRAEPDSGGFRPRTDAIGGDEFERREARTGGPAGKRPVRDDDRRPRRPGGEESRFRRTGGDEPRAGGRSDKPTRGAAPAGEERRARAPRPSAVEGGPKSAGPKGTGLKTADRGEARGPRAAESRDDRPRGERAGAERSRAERPRSERPRADGPASGGGKPRAGKPGGGKPASGSPKPAGPKPAGPGGRPGGGKPRGPHADRRR; encoded by the coding sequence ATGAAGACACCGAAGAATTCAACGCCGTCCGCGGCCGAACCCGAACGCGTCGCCAAGGTGATCGCGCGTGCCGGCGTGTCCTCGCGCCGCGAGGCCGAGGCGATGATCGCCGAGGGCCGCGTCGCCCTCAACGGCGTCGTGCTCGACACGCCCGCCGTCACCGTCAAGCCGGGCGACGTCGTCACCGTCGACGGCCAGCCGCTGCCGGAGCGCGAGCGCACCCGGCTGTGGATGTTCCACAAGCCGCGCGGCCTCGTCACGACCACCCACGATCCCGAGGGCCGGCGGACCGTGTTCGACGTGCTGCCGGACGACCTGCCCCGCGTGATGACGGTCGGCCGCCTCGACATCAACACCGAGGGCCTTCTGCTGCTCACCAACGACGGCGGGCTGTCGCGCGTGCTCGAACTGCCGGCGACCGGCTGGCTCCGGCGCTACCGCGTGCGCGCCCACGGCGCGGTCGAGCAGGCCGACCTCGACGCCCTGCGCGACGGCGTCGCCATCGACGGCATCCTCTACGGCGCCGTCGAAGCGACGCTCGACAGCCGCAAGGGCGACAACGTCTGGCTCACGGTGGGTCTGCGCGAGGGCAAGAACCGCGAGGTCAAGAACATCCTCGCCCATCTCGGCCTCGAGGTGAACCGGCTGATCCGCCTGTCCTTCGGGCCGTTCCAGCTCGGCGACCTCGCCGAGGGCGCCGTCGAGGAGGTGCCGCGGCGCGTGCTCAAGGAGCAGCTCGGCGAGCGCCTCGCCGGCGAGGCCGGCGCCGACTTCCGCCTGCGCGAGGGCGAGCGCCAGCCCGAGCGTCAGCGTGGCCTCGGCATCGCCGAACAGTCCGCCCCGCGCGACGACGACGAACGGCCGCCCGAGGCCAAGGGCAAGGTGGCGCGCGCGCCGCGCCGCCCCGACGCCGCCCGCAGCCGCCACCGCCACGAGGCCGACATCGAGCACAACGCCGACACCCGCCAGGGTCGAGGCGGCGAGAGCCGTCAGGGTCGGGGCGCAGAGCGTGCTCCCGGGAGGGACAAGCCGCACGGCCGTCCGGCGCCACGTCCGGTCGAAGCCGGCGCGCCGAAGCGCCGCGCCGCCGAGGAACGCCGCGAGCCGGCGCCGCCGCCGAACGCCGGCCGCAGCCGGCTCGGCGCAGCCAAGCCCGAGGCGCTGACGCCCGACCGGCCGAAGCGGCTCGACCGGGCGAAGCGCGAGAGCGAGGCCGCAGAGGCGCCGCGCGCCCACAAGACCGGTCGCGCCTTCGAGGTCGCCCGCAAGCCGAAGCCCGAGACGGCGGAGCGCACCGAAGCGCCGCGCGGCGCGCTGAAGTCGCGCGGCTCGCTCTCCCACGGCGGCGGCCCCGACGCGCCCTCGCGCGCCCGCGGCAGCCGCAGCCACGGCGCGACGGCGGAGCGCGACGGCGGACGCGCCGCGCCGCGTCCGGTCGCCGACGAACGTCCGCGCGGCCGGCGCGCCGAGCCGGACTCCGGCGGCTTCCGGCCACGCACCGACGCGATCGGTGGCGACGAGTTCGAGCGTCGCGAGGCGCGGACCGGCGGTCCGGCCGGCAAGCGCCCGGTCCGCGACGACGACCGCCGCCCCCGCCGTCCGGGCGGCGAGGAGAGCCGATTCCGCCGCACCGGCGGCGACGAGCCCCGTGCCGGCGGGCGTTCCGACAAGCCGACGCGCGGCGCCGCTCCGGCCGGTGAGGAGCGCCGCGCCCGTGCGCCGCGGCCGTCCGCCGTCGAGGGTGGTCCGAAGAGTGCCGGTCCGAAGGGCACCGGCCTTAAGACCGCCGATCGTGGCGAGGCCCGCGGACCCCGCGCGGCCGAATCGCGCGACGACAGGCCCCGCGGCGAGAGGGCCGGTGCGGAGCGTTCGCGCGCCGAGCGGCCCCGTTCCGAGCGCCCGCGCGCCGACGGTCCCGCCTCGGGCGGCGGCAAGCCGCGGGCGGGGAAGCCGGGCGGCGGAAAGCCCGCGTCCGGCAGCCCGAAGCCTGCGGGTCCGAAGCCTGCGGGTCCCGGTGGTCGGCCGGGCGGCGGCAAGCCGAGGGGGCCGCATGCGGATCGTCGGCGGTAG
- the rsmD gene encoding 16S rRNA (guanine(966)-N(2))-methyltransferase RsmD, with product MRIVGGRFRGTALAGPAEGSLAIRPTTDRLRESLFNILEHAHHGVLRDARVLDLFAGTGALGFEAMSRGAKACLFVEESAEARGIIRRNQEALGLTGTTRIFRRDATDMGPVGTAEPYTLAFLDPPYGKGLADAALAALKRGGWLVPGALVVVEETAKAEIAWPAGFEPVDRRVYGDTAIAFATAG from the coding sequence ATGCGGATCGTCGGCGGTAGGTTCCGAGGCACGGCGCTGGCCGGACCGGCCGAGGGCTCGCTCGCGATCCGGCCGACCACCGACCGGCTGCGCGAGAGCCTGTTCAACATCCTGGAGCACGCCCATCACGGCGTGCTCCGCGACGCCCGCGTGCTCGACCTCTTCGCCGGCACCGGCGCGCTCGGCTTCGAGGCGATGAGCCGCGGTGCGAAGGCCTGCCTGTTCGTGGAGGAGAGCGCCGAGGCACGCGGCATCATCCGCCGCAACCAGGAGGCGCTCGGCCTGACCGGGACGACGCGGATCTTCCGGCGCGACGCCACCGACATGGGGCCGGTCGGCACCGCCGAACCCTACACGCTCGCCTTCCTCGACCCACCCTATGGCAAGGGCCTCGCCGACGCCGCCCTCGCCGCGCTGAAGCGCGGCGGCTGGCTGGTGCCGGGGGCGCTGGTGGTGGTCGAGGAGACGGCCAAGGCCGAGATCGCGTGGCCGGCCGGCTTCGAGCCGGTCGACCGCCGCGTCTACGGCGACACGGCGATCGCCTTCGCGACCGCCGGCTGA
- a CDS encoding phosphoenolpyruvate carboxykinase: protein MKQTGIWNAAKGIETTGLSDLSALYWNLGEPELYEEAIRRGEGVVAAGGAFAVETGVHTGRSPNDKFVVRDATTDGSVWWDNNKPLSPEKFELLYADFLAHAKGRELFVQDLVGGAEHAHALPTRVVTEYAWHSLFIRNLMIRPGRADLLSFVPQMTIIDLPSFKADPARHGVRTETVIACDFTRKIVLIGGTSYAGEMKKSVFTMLNFLLPAKNVMPMHCSANVGPAGDTALFFGLSGTGKTTLSADPTRTLVGDDEHGWSENGVFNFEGGCYAKTIRLSREAEPEIYATTERFGTVLENVAIDPLTRQPDFDDGSKTENTRCAYPLHFIPNASATGRAPQPKNIIMLTADAFGVMPPIAKLTPAQAMYHFLSGYTAKVAGTEKGVTEPQATFSTCFGAPFMPRHPSEYGELLKRLIADHEVDCWLVNTGWTGGAFGEGRRMPIKVTRRLLTAALDGSLKDAKFYTDRNFGFAVPTDLEGVEPHILHPRKTWRDKLAYDAQAAKLVGMFVKNFEKFEAYVDGDVKQAAPEIRAAAE, encoded by the coding sequence GTGAAGCAGACGGGCATCTGGAACGCCGCCAAGGGCATCGAAACGACCGGTCTCTCCGATCTGTCCGCCCTGTACTGGAACCTCGGCGAGCCCGAGCTCTACGAAGAGGCCATCCGCCGCGGCGAGGGTGTCGTGGCGGCCGGCGGCGCCTTCGCCGTCGAAACCGGCGTCCACACCGGCCGCTCGCCGAACGACAAGTTCGTCGTCCGCGACGCCACCACCGACGGCTCCGTCTGGTGGGACAACAACAAGCCGCTGTCGCCCGAGAAGTTCGAGCTGCTCTACGCCGACTTCCTCGCCCATGCGAAGGGCCGCGAGCTGTTCGTCCAGGATCTCGTCGGCGGCGCCGAGCACGCCCACGCCCTGCCGACCCGCGTGGTGACCGAGTACGCCTGGCACTCGCTCTTCATCCGCAATCTGATGATCCGTCCCGGCCGCGCGGACCTGCTGTCCTTCGTGCCGCAGATGACGATCATCGACCTGCCGTCCTTCAAGGCGGATCCGGCCCGTCACGGCGTCCGCACCGAGACGGTGATCGCCTGCGACTTCACCCGGAAGATCGTCCTCATCGGCGGCACGTCCTATGCCGGCGAGATGAAGAAGTCGGTCTTCACGATGCTGAACTTCCTGCTGCCGGCCAAGAACGTGATGCCGATGCACTGCTCGGCCAACGTCGGCCCGGCCGGCGACACCGCGCTGTTCTTCGGCCTGTCCGGCACCGGCAAGACCACGCTGTCGGCCGATCCGACCCGCACCCTCGTCGGCGACGACGAGCACGGCTGGTCCGAGAACGGCGTCTTCAACTTCGAGGGCGGCTGCTACGCCAAGACCATCCGCCTCTCCCGCGAGGCCGAGCCGGAGATCTACGCCACCACCGAGCGCTTCGGCACTGTGCTCGAGAACGTCGCGATCGACCCGCTGACCCGCCAGCCGGACTTCGACGACGGCTCGAAGACCGAGAACACCCGCTGCGCCTACCCGCTGCACTTCATCCCGAACGCCTCGGCGACCGGCCGTGCCCCGCAGCCGAAGAACATCATCATGCTGACCGCCGACGCCTTCGGCGTGATGCCGCCGATCGCCAAGCTGACCCCGGCGCAGGCGATGTACCACTTCCTGTCCGGCTACACCGCCAAGGTCGCCGGCACCGAGAAGGGCGTGACCGAGCCGCAGGCGACCTTCTCGACCTGCTTCGGCGCCCCGTTCATGCCGCGTCACCCCTCGGAATACGGCGAGTTGCTGAAGCGCCTGATCGCCGACCACGAGGTCGACTGCTGGTTGGTCAACACCGGCTGGACCGGCGGCGCCTTCGGCGAGGGCCGTCGCATGCCGATCAAGGTGACGCGCCGCCTGCTGACGGCCGCGCTCGACGGCTCGCTCAAGGACGCCAAGTTCTACACCGACCGCAACTTCGGCTTCGCCGTCCCGACCGATCTCGAGGGCGTCGAGCCGCACATCCTGCACCCGCGCAAGACCTGGCGCGACAAGCTCGCCTACGACGCCCAGGCCGCCAAGCTGGTCGGCATGTTCGTCAAGAACTTCGAGAAGTTCGAGGCCTACGTCGACGGCGACGTCAAGCAGGCCGCCCCGGAGATCCGCGCCGCCGCGGAATGA